One window of Magallana gigas chromosome 2, xbMagGiga1.1, whole genome shotgun sequence genomic DNA carries:
- the LOC105317317 gene encoding neuronal acetylcholine receptor subunit alpha-10, protein MTPKTLRLFSYGVILTFFTRYRFAEASNLSDLVDNLFQNYHTHVRPVCDSDSPIHVKLGIAVRQIINLNEPKQIIEINAWIRLRWNDCHMRWNSSQYGIGHFVVPYNKVWVPDVTLYDNVDSQLLGLKDYRPAIYSDGSVVYNFPTVISSLCKVDVTYFPFDKQICRLQFGSWAHNGLELNMSGISNEADLSAFVDSVEWEVTSVPMVRHVLYYKCCPEPYPDVTFYLKMKRKPLFYLMNLVFPCMLISTVACLGFILPPDSGEKVSLEITVLLSLAVFLMVVSETMPPSSETFPYIGVYFTCAMLLVSMSCLMTVVVLNLHFKGSSGKKVPLYLKRVFSFLATIVCFKIRINDATELKSTLKERKVTHHDNRAFEHTNGNTLDTSKNEKINMFFHNGFHHLNHRQVTENENDNLRAEEMIPDETIVDSSSATSEIVNCVKQQLSILGNIENVLHKKRTLAESVEEWQAMAQIMDRVFLIFFTLVSFIYSLTFLMNSYLQDND, encoded by the exons GATTTGCTGAGGCGTCGAATCTTTCAGATCTTGTCGACAACTTGTTCCAGAATTATCACACGCACGTTCGACCAGTGTGCGACTCAGATTCTCCAATCCACGTCAAGCTCGGAATAGCCGTTCGACAGATAATAAATCTT AATGAACCCAAACAGATAATAGAAATCAATGCATGGATTAGATTG CGCTGGAATGACTGTCACATGCGATGGAATAGCTCGCAATACGGCATAGGACATTTTGTTGTCCCGTACAATAAAGTCTGGGTACCCGACGTAACTCTATATGACAA TGTTGACAGTCAGTTGCTTGGACTTAAAGACTACAGGCCGGCCATCTACTCTGACGGCAGTGTCGTGTATAACTTCCCAACTGTTATCTCAAG CTTGTGCAAAGTTGACGTGACTTATTTCCCCTTTGATAAACAAATCTGCCGTTTGCAATTCGGATCTTGGGCACACAACGGTTTAGAACTCAACATGTCTGGCATAAGCAACGAGGCAGACCTTAGTGCGTTTGTGGACAGTGTTGAATGGGAAGTGACGTCAGTTCCAATGGTGCGCCATGTCCTGTACTATAAATGCTGCCCGGAACCTTATCCGGATGTGACGTTTTatctaaaaatgaaaagaaagccTCTGTTCTATTTGATGAATTTGGTGTTTCCCTGTATGCTGATTTCAACCGTAGCCTGTTTGGGGTTCATCTTGCCTCCAGACAGTGGAGAAAAGGTTTCTCTGGAGATCACAGTGTTATTGTCCTTAGCTGTGTTTCTGATGGTCGTATCAGAAACTATGCCTCCTTCCTCCGAAACATTCCCATATATAG GTGTGTACTTCACGTGCGCCATGTTGTTGGTTTCGATGTCTTGTCTCATGACTGTGGTCGTCCTGAACCTTCACTTTAAGGGCAGCAGTGGCAAGAAGGTCCCACTGTATCTGAAGCGTGTGTTCAGTTTCCTGGCAACTATAGTATGCTTTAAGATCAGAATAAACGATGCAACAGAACTGAAGAGTACCTTAAAAGAG CGGAAGGTGACACATCACGACAACAGAGCGTTCGAACACACCAATGGGAATACCTTGGACACGtcaaagaatgaaaaaatcaaCATGTTTTTCCACAACGGTTTTCATCACTTAAACCACCGTCAAGTGACGGAAAACGAAAACGATAACCTTCGTGCAGAGGAGATGATTCCTGACGAAACCATTGTGGATTCATCCTCTGCAACTTCCGAGATCGTTAACTGTGTAAAACAACAGTTATCAATTCTTGGGAATATTGAAAACGTTCTTCACAAAAAGAGGACACTGGCCGAATCTGTCGAGGAATGGCAGGCTATGGCCCAAATTATGGACAGGGTGTTTCTCATCTTCTTCACATTAGTTTCCTTCATTTACTCATTGACATTCCTGATGAATAGCTATTTACAAGACAATGACTAG